A part of Brachybacterium faecium DSM 4810 genomic DNA contains:
- a CDS encoding serine protease, S9A family peptidase (PFAM: Prolyl oligopeptidase family; Prolyl oligopeptidase, N-terminal beta-propeller domain) has protein sequence MTDPAPQTDARLPALDGSTDPHQWLEEVTGEEALAWVQERNAAAECELDAVPDPQDPAGAPLTRTLQAEILEILDAKDRIPGVVKRGEFLYNFWTDAEHERGLWRRTTLDSYRTDEPEWQILLDVDALNEAEGEDWVWHGARLLRPAEGEPYRHALIDLSHGGSDADVTREFDLETLEFVPASAGGFERPEAKGSLSWIDADTVWACTDLGEGTTTSSGYARQARIWRRGTPLHEAQQVHEVAASDMAVFAAHDATPGWERDWVIEAHAFYDMTIHVVDRGQEPPALTRVEVPRDLDATAHRDLGIFSPRSDWEIGEATYPAGSLVVGDFARFQAGEPELQMLFEPTETTSLADMTITRTAVVLSILEDVVHRLEVHTRDEHGQWVRRDLYPELRGAISVSAVDADESDEVWVTVTDFITPTRLLLGDLSEVESGGEAGELELIKSAPERFDAEGLDVSQHFAVSDDGTRIPYFEISRPDRVEAGQVQPTLLYGYGGFEISLTPSYLGGIGRAWLERGGTYVLANIRGGGEYGPRWHQAALKEKRHRAYEDFSSVAKDLLERGVTDREHLAVRGGSNGGLLTGNMVTQHPELFGAVIIQVPLLDMKRYSHLLAGASWMAEYGDPDTEDWEHLRTISPYHLLAEDTAYPPTFVLTSTRDDRVHPGHARKFTAAMESLAADVRYWENIEGGHGGAATNEQAARMNALLYAFLWKTIGAGS, from the coding sequence ATGACCGACCCCGCTCCGCAGACCGATGCCCGGCTGCCCGCCCTGGACGGCAGCACCGACCCCCACCAGTGGCTCGAGGAGGTCACCGGCGAGGAGGCGCTGGCCTGGGTGCAGGAGCGCAACGCCGCAGCGGAGTGCGAGCTCGACGCCGTGCCCGATCCGCAGGATCCGGCGGGCGCGCCGCTCACCCGGACGCTGCAGGCGGAGATCCTCGAGATCCTCGATGCGAAGGACCGCATCCCCGGGGTGGTCAAGCGCGGCGAGTTCCTCTACAACTTCTGGACCGATGCCGAGCACGAGCGCGGGCTGTGGCGCCGCACCACCCTCGACTCCTACCGCACCGACGAGCCCGAGTGGCAGATCCTGCTGGACGTGGACGCGCTCAACGAGGCCGAGGGCGAGGACTGGGTGTGGCACGGCGCGCGCCTGCTGCGCCCCGCCGAGGGCGAGCCCTACCGCCACGCCCTGATCGACCTCTCCCACGGCGGCTCGGACGCCGACGTCACCCGCGAGTTCGACCTCGAGACCCTCGAGTTCGTCCCCGCCTCCGCGGGCGGCTTCGAACGCCCGGAGGCCAAGGGCTCGCTGAGCTGGATCGATGCGGACACCGTCTGGGCCTGCACCGACCTCGGCGAGGGCACCACCACCAGCTCCGGCTACGCGCGCCAGGCCCGGATCTGGCGCCGCGGCACCCCGCTCCACGAGGCGCAGCAGGTGCACGAGGTCGCCGCCTCGGACATGGCCGTCTTCGCCGCGCACGATGCGACCCCCGGCTGGGAGCGGGACTGGGTGATCGAGGCCCACGCCTTCTACGACATGACGATCCACGTCGTCGACCGGGGGCAGGAGCCGCCCGCGCTGACCCGGGTCGAGGTGCCCCGCGACCTCGACGCCACCGCCCACCGCGACCTGGGCATCTTCAGCCCGCGCAGCGACTGGGAGATCGGGGAGGCGACCTATCCGGCCGGCTCGCTGGTGGTGGGCGACTTCGCGCGCTTCCAGGCCGGGGAGCCGGAGCTGCAGATGCTCTTCGAGCCGACGGAGACCACCTCCCTCGCGGACATGACGATCACCCGCACCGCGGTGGTGCTCTCGATCCTCGAGGACGTCGTGCACCGTCTCGAGGTCCACACCCGTGACGAGCACGGCCAGTGGGTGCGGCGCGACCTCTACCCCGAGCTGCGCGGCGCGATCTCCGTCTCCGCCGTCGACGCGGACGAGTCCGACGAGGTGTGGGTGACGGTCACCGACTTCATCACCCCCACCCGGCTGCTGCTGGGCGACCTCTCCGAGGTCGAGAGCGGGGGAGAGGCCGGCGAGCTCGAGCTCATCAAATCCGCGCCGGAGCGCTTCGACGCGGAGGGCCTGGACGTCAGCCAGCACTTCGCGGTCAGCGACGACGGCACCCGCATCCCGTACTTCGAGATCTCCCGCCCGGACCGGGTGGAGGCCGGGCAGGTCCAGCCCACCCTGCTGTACGGGTACGGCGGCTTCGAGATCTCCCTGACCCCCTCCTACCTGGGAGGGATCGGCCGGGCCTGGCTCGAGCGCGGCGGCACCTACGTGCTGGCCAACATCCGCGGCGGCGGCGAGTACGGCCCGCGCTGGCACCAGGCGGCGCTCAAGGAGAAGCGCCACCGCGCCTACGAGGACTTCTCCTCGGTGGCGAAGGACCTGCTCGAGCGCGGGGTCACCGACCGCGAGCACCTCGCGGTGCGCGGCGGCTCCAACGGCGGCCTGCTCACCGGCAACATGGTCACCCAGCATCCCGAGCTGTTCGGCGCCGTGATCATCCAGGTGCCGCTGCTGGACATGAAGCGCTACAGCCACCTGCTGGCCGGCGCCTCGTGGATGGCGGAGTACGGCGACCCGGACACCGAGGACTGGGAGCACCTGCGCACCATCAGCCCGTACCACCTGCTGGCCGAGGACACCGCGTACCCGCCCACCTTCGTGCTCACCTCCACGCGCGATGACCGGGTCCATCCCGGGCATGCACGGAAGTTCACCGCCGCCATGGAATCCCTCGCGGCCGACGTGCGCTACTGGGAGAACATCGAGGGCGGCCACGGCGGTGCAGCGACCAACGAGCAGGCCGCGCGGATGAACGCGCTGCTGTACGCGTTCCTGTGGAAGACCATCGGGGCGGGATCATGA
- a CDS encoding lysophospholipase (PFAM: alpha/beta hydrolase fold), whose product MRRSAARSLTSELFDRAAQDDLLQLRNDVMTVYREFSAEDPRLFPLRYARTVPRRPRAAPPEPGAAPARRPATAPPPTGIAAPQAPVLLIPDGPARASVLPYDVLRRSLAGRGLDVLMMEHRGVGLSRLDAEGTELPAHVMTLREVIGDLLAVLDHARVEQAAVVGSGYGAYLAQVLAILHPQRVHSLVLDSPLTSAGDEAIAQERLRALYWEGTEPSTSSTARTLRRLAEEGAVDAHRAGPVVLAVHEHGGPEAVRDLVDLLALGRGRLTWTSVRQVLNQAWLQSTPYVIEHDLTARIAHTELGAGSHADGGPLDPLLLEAEQARAVPAFRGEQLDLHELAPAITAPTLVLTGTQDLISPPRIARELAARIPAAQLLEVPGARHSILDTRSRILQVTARWSACGTAHRLPEHAAELAALPVSATDLALSRGLQLALAAERLSPWRLRLESARAEREQTLREKAQTDTRPRRARRTAIDRADPV is encoded by the coding sequence GTGCGCCGCTCCGCCGCCCGCTCGCTGACCTCCGAGCTCTTCGACCGCGCCGCCCAGGACGATCTGCTGCAGCTGCGGAACGACGTGATGACCGTGTACCGGGAGTTCTCCGCCGAGGATCCGCGGCTGTTCCCGCTGCGCTATGCGCGCACGGTGCCGCGTCGGCCCCGCGCCGCACCGCCCGAGCCCGGCGCCGCCCCGGCCCGACGGCCCGCGACGGCGCCGCCGCCCACGGGCATCGCCGCGCCGCAGGCCCCGGTGCTGCTGATCCCGGACGGCCCGGCCCGCGCCTCGGTGCTGCCCTACGACGTGCTGCGCCGCAGCCTCGCCGGTCGCGGACTCGACGTGCTGATGATGGAGCACCGCGGGGTGGGGCTGTCCCGGCTCGATGCGGAGGGGACCGAGCTGCCCGCGCACGTGATGACCCTGCGCGAGGTGATCGGCGACCTGCTGGCCGTGCTCGACCACGCCCGCGTCGAGCAGGCCGCGGTGGTGGGCAGCGGATACGGCGCCTATCTCGCCCAGGTGCTCGCGATCCTCCACCCGCAGCGGGTGCACTCCCTCGTGCTCGACTCCCCCCTGACCAGCGCGGGGGACGAGGCCATCGCCCAGGAGCGGCTGCGGGCCCTGTACTGGGAGGGGACCGAGCCCTCCACCTCCTCCACCGCCCGCACGCTGCGCCGCCTCGCGGAGGAGGGCGCGGTCGATGCCCACCGCGCCGGCCCCGTGGTGCTGGCCGTCCACGAGCACGGCGGCCCGGAGGCGGTGCGGGACCTCGTGGACCTGCTGGCCCTGGGCCGGGGCCGGCTCACCTGGACCAGCGTGCGGCAGGTGCTGAACCAGGCCTGGCTGCAGTCCACGCCGTACGTCATCGAGCACGACCTCACCGCCCGGATCGCGCACACCGAGCTCGGCGCGGGCAGCCACGCCGACGGCGGGCCGCTGGACCCGCTGCTGCTCGAGGCGGAGCAGGCCCGAGCCGTGCCCGCGTTCCGCGGCGAGCAGCTGGACCTGCACGAGCTCGCGCCCGCGATCACCGCCCCGACCCTCGTGCTCACCGGCACCCAGGATCTGATCTCCCCGCCGCGGATCGCCCGCGAGCTCGCCGCCCGCATCCCGGCCGCGCAGCTGCTCGAGGTGCCCGGCGCCCGCCACTCGATCCTCGACACCCGCAGCCGGATCCTGCAGGTCACCGCCCGGTGGAGCGCCTGCGGGACCGCGCACCGCCTCCCCGAGCACGCGGCGGAGCTCGCGGCGCTGCCGGTCTCCGCCACCGATCTGGCGCTCTCGCGCGGCCTGCAGCTCGCGCTCGCCGCGGAACGGCTCTCCCCGTGGCGCCTGCGGCTGGAGTCCGCCCGCGCGGAGCGGGAGCAGACGCTGCGGGAGAAGGCGCAGACCGACACCCGCCCGCGCCGCGCCCGCCGCACCGCGATCGACCGCGCCGACCCGGTGTGA
- a CDS encoding beta-glucosidase-like glycosyl hydrolase (PFAM: Glycosyl hydrolase family 3 N terminal domain) has translation MGPAYGGAREPGSAWNTGGMRRRHLLALAPAAALAACTAQEPADGPDTDGPSDAGGGDGGTDGTSSPTEPSTAATTEPPTAAELLLEELSPRELAGQLVLVGIPAGSEIPAAALEEHHAGGIFLLQVWESADAVDRTVAAARDRSRDDLPPLIAVDQEGGQVRMLRGEAARRTPSAEELGAQGPGAVTEAYTSIGEDLAARGIQVALSPVADVVDPDLGDANEPVGAVDRGFGTEPGPVGECVVAATEALAAQGVAATLKHFPGLGRVEQNTDFSAEGIEDDVTGPEDPFLDSFRDGIDAGAPLVMMSSAVYPRLEPEVPAMFSAAAIQDLLRDGLGFSGLVVSDDIGAAEAVAAVPVPERATRLLEAGGDVVLTADASLTGELVDAIEEFASRGEEQAQRVRESAGRMLALKEQLGLLGD, from the coding sequence ATGGGCCCAGCCTACGGGGGCGCGCGCGAGCCGGGGTCCGCGTGGAACACTGGCGGCATGAGACGTCGTCATCTGCTGGCCCTCGCCCCTGCCGCAGCCCTGGCCGCCTGCACGGCCCAGGAGCCGGCGGACGGCCCCGACACCGACGGGCCGAGCGATGCGGGAGGCGGCGACGGGGGCACCGACGGGACCAGCTCCCCGACGGAGCCGAGCACCGCGGCCACGACCGAGCCGCCCACCGCGGCGGAGCTCCTGCTCGAGGAGCTCTCCCCGCGCGAGCTCGCCGGGCAGCTGGTGCTGGTCGGCATCCCGGCCGGCAGCGAGATCCCCGCAGCGGCGCTCGAGGAGCACCATGCCGGAGGGATCTTCCTGCTGCAGGTGTGGGAGAGCGCCGACGCCGTCGACCGCACTGTCGCCGCCGCCCGCGACCGCTCCCGGGACGACCTCCCGCCGCTGATCGCGGTGGACCAGGAGGGCGGCCAGGTGAGGATGCTGCGCGGGGAGGCCGCGCGCCGCACCCCCTCGGCCGAGGAGCTCGGCGCCCAGGGCCCCGGGGCCGTCACCGAGGCGTACACGAGCATCGGCGAGGATCTGGCCGCCCGCGGCATCCAGGTCGCCCTCTCCCCCGTCGCGGACGTGGTCGATCCCGACCTCGGCGACGCCAACGAGCCCGTCGGCGCGGTGGACCGCGGCTTCGGCACCGAGCCGGGGCCGGTGGGCGAGTGCGTGGTCGCGGCGACGGAGGCGCTCGCGGCGCAGGGCGTGGCGGCGACCCTCAAGCACTTCCCGGGCCTGGGCCGGGTCGAGCAGAACACCGACTTCTCCGCCGAGGGGATCGAGGACGACGTCACCGGCCCCGAGGATCCCTTCCTCGACTCCTTCCGCGACGGGATCGACGCCGGGGCGCCGCTGGTGATGATGTCCTCGGCGGTCTATCCGCGCCTCGAGCCGGAGGTGCCGGCGATGTTCTCCGCCGCCGCGATCCAGGACCTGCTGCGCGACGGGCTGGGCTTCTCCGGGCTCGTCGTCTCCGATGACATCGGCGCGGCGGAGGCCGTCGCCGCGGTGCCGGTGCCGGAGCGCGCCACCCGCCTGCTCGAGGCCGGCGGCGACGTGGTGCTCACGGCCGACGCCTCCCTCACCGGCGAGCTGGTCGATGCGATCGAGGAGTTCGCCTCGCGGGGCGAGGAGCAGGCGCAGCGGGTGCGGGAATCCGCCGGGCGCATGCTCGCGCTCAAGGAGCAGCTGGGGCTGCTCGGCGACTAG
- a CDS encoding allantoinase (PFAM: Amidohydrolase family~TIGRFAM: dihydroorotase, multifunctional complex type; allantoinase) has translation MMTRDDLLDDTAAAAPTGVEVNDPARVQRLIAEHRRTHGAARAPQPAVAGGASSGAADGTRFDLVVRGDRVFGEDGFAPREVGIREGRIAAIAPRGAGLQGEEVVELAADETLLPGLVDAHVHVNEPGRTEWEGFASATRAAAAGGVTTILDMPLNSVPSTVNSPALEYKQLFAERNAFVDVGFWAGAVPGNLPEMRSLHEDGVFGFKGFLLHSGVDEFPPLTPDELEAALAETASCGSLLIVHAEDAEVIDSAPQPEGGAYESFLRSRPRDAENLAISAVIERTRRTGGRSHILHLSSSDALGMIAEAKGAGLDISVETCPHYLTLTSEEVPDGATDFKCCPPVREGDNRELLWQGLLDGTIDYIASDHSPSTLELKDLPDGDFAIAWGGVSSLQLGLSLIWTEARRRGIGLDQVVRWMSTAPSQRAGLETKGDLRVGLDADLAVFAEDETYVVDASTLHHRHPITPYEGRELSGRVRRTYLRGRPVDLETPTGALLRRGEA, from the coding sequence ATGATGACCAGAGACGACCTTCTCGACGACACCGCTGCCGCAGCTCCGACCGGTGTCGAGGTGAACGACCCCGCGCGCGTGCAACGCCTCATCGCCGAGCACCGGCGCACGCACGGCGCGGCCCGGGCCCCCCAGCCCGCCGTCGCCGGCGGCGCGAGCAGTGGCGCGGCCGACGGAACCCGCTTCGACCTCGTGGTGCGGGGCGACCGGGTCTTCGGCGAGGACGGCTTCGCCCCCCGCGAGGTCGGCATCCGGGAGGGGAGGATCGCGGCCATCGCCCCGCGCGGGGCCGGGCTGCAGGGGGAGGAGGTCGTCGAGCTCGCGGCCGACGAGACCCTGCTCCCCGGGCTCGTGGACGCGCACGTGCACGTCAACGAGCCGGGTCGCACCGAGTGGGAGGGGTTCGCGAGCGCGACCCGGGCGGCGGCGGCCGGCGGGGTGACGACCATTCTGGACATGCCCCTGAACTCCGTCCCCTCGACCGTGAACTCCCCCGCCCTGGAGTACAAGCAGCTCTTCGCCGAGCGGAACGCCTTCGTCGACGTGGGCTTCTGGGCGGGAGCGGTCCCCGGGAACCTCCCCGAGATGCGCTCCCTCCACGAGGACGGGGTGTTCGGCTTCAAGGGCTTCCTGCTGCACTCCGGCGTCGACGAGTTCCCGCCGCTCACGCCCGACGAGCTCGAGGCGGCGCTCGCGGAGACCGCCTCCTGCGGATCGCTGCTGATCGTGCACGCCGAGGACGCCGAGGTCATCGACAGCGCCCCGCAGCCCGAGGGAGGGGCCTACGAGAGCTTCCTGCGCTCCCGGCCGCGCGATGCGGAGAACCTCGCGATCTCCGCCGTCATCGAGCGCACCCGCCGGACGGGCGGCCGCTCCCACATCCTCCATCTGTCCAGCTCGGACGCGCTGGGGATGATCGCCGAGGCCAAGGGCGCGGGACTGGACATCAGCGTCGAGACCTGTCCCCACTACCTCACTCTCACGTCGGAGGAGGTCCCGGACGGGGCGACGGACTTCAAGTGCTGCCCTCCCGTGCGCGAGGGGGACAACCGCGAGCTGCTCTGGCAGGGCCTCCTCGACGGGACCATCGACTACATCGCCTCGGACCACTCCCCCTCCACCCTCGAGCTCAAGGATCTGCCCGACGGGGACTTCGCGATCGCCTGGGGCGGGGTCTCGTCCCTGCAGCTGGGCCTGTCGCTGATCTGGACCGAGGCGCGCCGTCGTGGGATCGGCCTGGACCAGGTGGTCCGCTGGATGTCCACCGCGCCGTCGCAGCGGGCGGGGCTGGAGACCAAGGGCGATCTGCGCGTGGGGCTCGATGCGGACCTCGCCGTGTTCGCCGAGGACGAGACCTACGTGGTGGACGCCTCGACGCTCCATCACCGCCACCCCATCACCCCGTACGAGGGCAGGGAGCTCTCCGGCAGGGTGCGCAGGACGTACCTGCGGGGCCGCCCCGTCGATCTCGAGACCCCGACCGGAGCGCTGCTGCGCCGCGGGGAGGCCTGA
- a CDS encoding phosphomethylpyrimidine kinase (PFAM: Phosphomethylpyrimidine kinase~TIGRFAM: phosphomethylpyrimidine kinase), producing MRPPVVLTIAASESDGAGGLQADLKTFTALGAYGASAVSMIATITAHEVHGTYPLPAEVVRGQIDAVAGDLRLDATKIGALGSAAVVDAVAAAVRAHRDRLGRIVLDPVMVSAHGAPLISAEGAKALREQLLPLVDVLTPTMAEAAQLLGRPLATSIEEIREQALALQAAGPRSVLVTGRLLEGEDVVDVLVHEGGTDLLRAERVPGRRVRGAGATLSAAIAAQLARIAEFDRAGELGEIGEAGSEDDMVTIVASAREFVASATDNVQDWRLSRRSGGHGPLNHLITLDKA from the coding sequence ATGCGCCCGCCCGTCGTCCTGACCATCGCCGCCTCGGAATCCGACGGGGCCGGCGGCCTCCAGGCGGATCTCAAGACCTTCACCGCCCTGGGCGCCTACGGGGCGAGCGCGGTGAGCATGATCGCGACGATCACCGCGCACGAGGTCCACGGCACCTACCCGCTGCCGGCCGAGGTGGTGCGCGGGCAGATCGATGCGGTCGCCGGCGATCTGCGGCTGGATGCGACGAAGATCGGCGCGCTCGGCAGCGCGGCCGTCGTCGACGCGGTCGCCGCCGCGGTCCGGGCGCACCGCGACCGGCTGGGGCGGATCGTCCTGGACCCGGTGATGGTCAGCGCCCACGGCGCTCCGCTGATCTCCGCCGAGGGCGCGAAGGCGCTGCGCGAGCAGCTGCTGCCGCTCGTGGACGTGCTCACCCCCACCATGGCCGAAGCGGCGCAGCTGCTGGGCCGGCCGCTGGCGACCTCGATCGAGGAGATCCGCGAGCAGGCGCTCGCGCTGCAGGCGGCGGGCCCGCGCTCGGTGCTGGTCACGGGCCGTCTGCTCGAGGGCGAGGACGTGGTCGACGTGCTGGTCCACGAGGGCGGCACCGATCTGCTGCGCGCCGAGCGGGTGCCCGGGCGGCGCGTGCGCGGCGCCGGGGCGACCCTCTCCGCCGCGATCGCGGCGCAGCTCGCGCGCATCGCCGAGTTCGACCGCGCCGGGGAGCTCGGCGAGATCGGCGAGGCCGGCAGCGAGGACGACATGGTCACCATCGTCGCCTCGGCCCGCGAGTTCGTCGCGAGCGCCACCGACAACGTCCAGGACTGGCGCCTCTCGCGGCGCTCCGGCGGTCACGGCCCGCTGAACCACCTCATCACGCTCGACAAGGCCTGA
- a CDS encoding predicted membrane protein (PFAM: Predicted membrane protein (DUF2079)): MPPLLALAATLAYGLLGSQQFRQLAARSWDLGIFSQLARAYAELRAPIVPIKGDAVNLLGDHFHPLLVLLAPVWWVWPSGEALLWAQALLFGLSAIPLTRLAIDRLGPGLGTLAGGAYVFSFGLQAAADVQFHEIAVAVPLLALSLTALLRGKVRAAVLWAAPLVLVKEDLGLTVALLGLLIALQHRQDRRPRTAGLALAGWGAAWFVLATFVILPLLNTAGQYDYTGNLGSVLEVFWPPVKWLTVLMLLLAAGLIGGRSPLIWLMVPTLAWRFTGTVEFYWEWGWHYDAVLMPIAFAALLDALGDRRTGRATLWWAEGPRPARRLRVTAVAVSAAATLALGPAMPVLDVLRPAQWEPTWRAEPAAAALEAVPEDAVLAVDITLMAQAVPEHDVQWLHGPNERVPDCMLSDQYAFSWSGAAPQDPAAWAQERWGAEYLQRYDGGGFAVVCRAQAG, from the coding sequence GTGCCGCCGCTGCTCGCGCTCGCCGCGACCCTCGCCTACGGGCTGCTGGGCTCCCAGCAGTTCCGTCAGCTCGCCGCCCGCTCCTGGGACCTGGGGATCTTCAGCCAGCTCGCCCGCGCCTACGCGGAGCTGCGCGCGCCGATCGTCCCGATCAAGGGCGATGCGGTGAACCTGCTGGGCGACCACTTCCATCCGCTGCTGGTGTTGCTCGCCCCGGTGTGGTGGGTGTGGCCCTCCGGCGAGGCGCTGCTGTGGGCCCAGGCCCTGCTGTTCGGGCTCTCGGCGATCCCGCTGACCCGTCTCGCGATCGACCGGCTGGGGCCCGGGCTCGGCACGCTGGCCGGCGGGGCGTACGTGTTCTCCTTCGGACTGCAGGCCGCCGCGGACGTGCAGTTCCACGAGATCGCCGTCGCGGTGCCGCTGCTGGCGCTGTCGCTGACGGCGCTGCTGCGCGGAAAGGTGCGCGCAGCGGTGCTGTGGGCGGCGCCGCTGGTGCTGGTCAAGGAGGATCTGGGGCTCACGGTCGCGCTGCTCGGGCTGCTCATCGCGCTGCAGCACCGTCAGGACCGCCGCCCGCGCACCGCAGGGCTCGCGCTGGCCGGCTGGGGCGCCGCGTGGTTCGTGCTGGCCACCTTCGTGATCCTGCCGCTGCTGAACACCGCCGGGCAGTACGACTACACCGGCAACCTCGGCTCGGTGCTCGAGGTGTTCTGGCCGCCCGTGAAATGGCTGACGGTGCTGATGCTGCTGCTGGCGGCCGGGCTGATCGGCGGCCGGTCCCCGCTGATCTGGCTCATGGTCCCCACCCTCGCCTGGCGCTTCACCGGCACGGTCGAGTTCTACTGGGAGTGGGGCTGGCACTACGACGCGGTGCTGATGCCGATCGCGTTCGCCGCCCTGCTCGATGCCCTCGGCGACCGCCGCACCGGGCGGGCGACGCTCTGGTGGGCCGAGGGGCCCCGCCCGGCGCGGCGCCTCCGGGTCACGGCCGTCGCGGTCTCGGCGGCGGCCACCCTCGCGCTGGGCCCTGCGATGCCGGTGCTGGACGTGCTGCGGCCCGCGCAGTGGGAGCCGACGTGGCGGGCGGAGCCGGCGGCCGCGGCGCTCGAGGCGGTGCCCGAGGACGCGGTGCTCGCCGTGGACATCACGCTCATGGCCCAGGCGGTCCCGGAGCACGACGTGCAGTGGCTGCACGGCCCCAACGAGCGGGTGCCCGACTGCATGCTCAGCGACCAATACGCGTTCTCCTGGAGCGGCGCCGCGCCGCAGGATCCCGCGGCCTGGGCCCAGGAGCGCTGGGGCGCGGAGTACCTGCAGCGCTACGACGGGGGTGGGTTCGCCGTGGTGTGCCGGGCGCAGGCCGGGTGA